In one Spirosoma rigui genomic region, the following are encoded:
- a CDS encoding tyrosine-type recombinase/integrase gives MNTPSEDFLQYIRFEKRLSHHTLTAYANDLAQFTTFLLAECNVTQPSQADFRHIRSWIVSLVEAEMDKSSVNRKIATLRAYYDFLLRRKVIELDPMIKIQALKMSKRLPVYVEEKPMEMLLNDVEFADTFEGVRDKLVLELLYGTGIRLSELTSLKTVDVNLYGKTIQVLGKRNKHRIIPLTEPLFALIQRYTQLKEEEFKGQADPAILIVSDKGIAVYPVLIQRIVKRNLTLVTTLEKKSPHVLRHSFATHLLNRGADLNAIKDLLGHSSLAATQIYTHTSLEQLKKTYDQAHPKAKK, from the coding sequence ATGAACACGCCGTCCGAAGATTTTCTCCAGTATATCCGCTTCGAAAAGCGGTTGAGCCATCATACCCTGACGGCTTATGCCAATGACCTGGCGCAGTTCACGACCTTCCTGCTGGCCGAATGCAACGTTACTCAACCTTCCCAGGCCGATTTTCGGCATATCCGTTCGTGGATCGTGAGCCTGGTCGAAGCCGAGATGGACAAATCCTCCGTGAACCGGAAAATAGCCACGCTGCGGGCCTACTACGATTTTTTACTGCGTAGGAAAGTGATCGAACTGGATCCGATGATCAAGATCCAGGCGCTGAAGATGAGCAAGCGGCTGCCGGTATACGTGGAGGAGAAACCTATGGAAATGCTTCTGAACGATGTTGAATTTGCCGATACGTTCGAGGGCGTCCGGGATAAGCTGGTACTGGAACTGCTCTATGGAACAGGAATCCGGCTTAGCGAACTGACCAGCCTGAAAACCGTGGATGTAAATCTGTACGGTAAAACGATACAGGTGCTTGGCAAGCGCAATAAACACCGGATCATCCCGCTTACGGAGCCGTTGTTTGCCCTGATTCAGCGCTACACACAATTGAAGGAGGAGGAGTTTAAGGGCCAGGCCGATCCGGCAATACTGATCGTGAGCGATAAAGGCATCGCGGTTTATCCGGTGCTTATTCAGCGCATTGTGAAGCGAAACCTTACTCTCGTCACAACGCTCGAAAAAAAGAGTCCGCACGTGCTGCGTCATTCCTTCGCAACGCATCTGCTCAACCGGGGGGCCGACCTGAACGCTATCAAAGACCTGTTAGGCCACAGTAGTTTGGCGGCAACCCAGATTTATACCCATACGAGCCTGGAACAGCT
- a CDS encoding bacteriorhodopsin-like, which produces MLNQVYALLLETLQPGDVIGFTFFTGYMSMFAASVFFFMERSEVDGKWKTSLLISGLITMIAAVHYFYMRGVWLETKTSPTEFRYIDWTLTVPLMCVEFYLIIKPYGGKTSTLWRLVGYSVFMLVTGYIGESIDPAHTVIWGAVSTLGYLGIVYEATMGSVKQVADQSPNPEVAKAVRLLRNFVLIGWGIYPIGYMAMPGGLLGGMGLNLDLIYNIGDAVNKIGFGLVVYGAAVASTKHELIASKLVSANG; this is translated from the coding sequence ATGCTTAACCAGGTTTATGCACTATTGCTGGAAACGCTCCAGCCAGGCGACGTAATTGGGTTTACATTCTTTACGGGCTACATGTCCATGTTTGCTGCATCGGTGTTCTTCTTTATGGAACGAAGTGAGGTAGACGGTAAGTGGAAAACCTCGCTGCTGATTTCGGGACTCATCACCATGATCGCGGCTGTTCACTATTTCTACATGCGGGGTGTATGGCTGGAGACGAAAACGTCGCCAACCGAATTCCGGTACATCGACTGGACGCTCACGGTACCGTTGATGTGCGTAGAGTTTTACCTGATCATCAAACCGTACGGCGGCAAAACGTCGACTTTATGGCGTCTGGTGGGGTACTCCGTATTTATGCTCGTGACGGGCTACATCGGCGAATCGATTGATCCGGCTCATACCGTCATCTGGGGAGCCGTTTCGACACTGGGCTACCTAGGAATCGTATACGAAGCAACAATGGGAAGTGTGAAGCAGGTAGCCGACCAGTCGCCAAATCCTGAGGTAGCCAAGGCCGTTCGGCTATTGCGCAACTTTGTGCTGATCGGGTGGGGTATTTATCCCATTGGCTACATGGCCATGCCGGGCGGTCTGCTGGGCGGTATGGGACTTAACCTGGACCTGATCTACAATATTGGGGATGCTGTTAATAAAATTGGGTTTGGGTTGGTTGTGTACGGCGCTGCTGTAGCGTCAACGAAACATGAGTTGATAGCTTCCAAACTGGTATCGGCCAATGGCTGA
- a CDS encoding DinB family protein, which produces MTTELLANLWRINQATAAGPIQKLTADTYRHRLTPDTASAGFIALHTAEAMHSFATMLFGREMTIQPQAMGGVSDDGRPLDLATIQSMVTDSYAMIADHIRQTPDEQWAEVIKTPFGDTPRMGVLAFLMHHNSYHAGQITQAVKKGRPFEMTTQP; this is translated from the coding sequence ATGACAACCGAACTTTTAGCTAACCTTTGGCGCATTAACCAGGCTACGGCGGCTGGTCCTATTCAGAAGCTAACTGCCGATACCTACCGCCATCGGTTAACGCCCGACACGGCCTCAGCTGGATTTATTGCCCTGCACACCGCCGAGGCCATGCACAGCTTCGCAACAATGCTGTTTGGCCGGGAAATGACGATTCAGCCGCAGGCAATGGGGGGCGTATCCGACGACGGGCGGCCACTGGATCTGGCCACTATCCAGTCTATGGTCACGGATAGCTATGCCATGATTGCCGACCATATCCGGCAAACTCCTGACGAGCAATGGGCCGAAGTGATAAAAACACCCTTTGGTGATACACCCCGGATGGGAGTGCTGGCTTTTTTGATGCACCATAACTCTTACCATGCCGGACAAATCACGCAGGCAGTCAAAAAAGGACGGCCCTTTGAAATGACGACACAACCCTGA
- a CDS encoding Ppx/GppA phosphatase family protein — translation MKQAIIDLGTNTFHLLIAEKQFDASYTTLFRESRPAKIGQAGINQGVITDEGIDRALTVLRYFRQKLDEFGVSTDQVVATGTSAIRVARNQQAFIDRVREVTGIPIQVISGAQEADYIYRGVRAAGALGEQTALVMDIGGGSVEFILGNVSRIFWKQSFEIGGQRLLERFMPGDRSVPINATSIRRLHNYFQEQLLPLTNGIHQYEPSVLVGSSGTFDTLVDMWYMHERGHLPAPEQTAFDLPVSEFYRAYEQLITRNHDERMKIPGMIELRADMIVVAVCLIDYILKTYGLKQITTSTYSLKEGVLSQLP, via the coding sequence ATGAAGCAAGCCATAATCGACTTAGGAACCAATACATTTCACCTTCTCATTGCCGAAAAACAATTCGATGCATCTTATACGACCCTTTTTCGCGAAAGTCGACCGGCCAAAATAGGTCAGGCCGGTATCAACCAAGGAGTCATTACCGATGAGGGCATTGACCGGGCGCTGACTGTTCTGCGTTATTTTCGCCAGAAACTCGACGAATTCGGCGTGTCGACCGACCAGGTTGTTGCCACCGGTACGAGTGCCATCCGCGTTGCCCGCAACCAGCAAGCCTTCATTGACCGGGTTCGGGAAGTCACGGGTATTCCCATCCAGGTGATTTCCGGCGCGCAGGAAGCCGACTACATCTACCGGGGCGTCCGGGCAGCCGGTGCCCTTGGCGAACAAACGGCCCTGGTTATGGATATTGGCGGGGGGAGCGTTGAATTCATTCTGGGTAACGTATCCCGAATTTTCTGGAAGCAGAGTTTCGAAATAGGCGGGCAGCGACTCCTCGAACGATTCATGCCCGGCGACCGATCGGTACCCATCAACGCGACGAGTATCCGCCGACTCCACAACTACTTCCAGGAACAGCTCCTGCCGCTGACCAATGGTATCCACCAGTATGAACCATCGGTCCTTGTCGGTTCGTCGGGCACGTTCGATACGCTGGTCGATATGTGGTACATGCACGAACGCGGTCACCTGCCCGCACCCGAACAGACGGCCTTCGACCTGCCCGTTTCTGAGTTCTACCGTGCCTACGAGCAGCTCATTACCCGCAACCACGACGAACGAATGAAGATTCCCGGCATGATCGAACTCCGCGCCGACATGATTGTGGTGGCCGTTTGCCTGATCGATTACATTCTAAAAACATACGGACTCAAGCAGATCACGACATCGACCTATTCGTTGAAAGAAGGGGTTTTGAGTCAGTTGCCCTAG
- the rpsU gene encoding 30S ribosomal protein S21: protein MLIINVKDNESIDKALKRFKKKFEKTGVLRQLRARTAFKKPSVKRRMEVIKATYKERMYGNHTEQ from the coding sequence ATGCTTATCATTAACGTAAAAGACAACGAGTCGATTGACAAAGCCCTGAAGCGTTTCAAGAAGAAATTCGAGAAAACGGGCGTGTTGCGGCAGTTGCGGGCGCGGACGGCGTTCAAAAAGCCGTCGGTAAAGCGTCGCATGGAAGTTATCAAGGCCACATACAAAGAGCGTATGTACGGCAACCACACCGAGCAATAG
- a CDS encoding bile acid:sodium symporter family protein: MKAETNASSPYRNLIYTALIIASVAVALTFPGLFTSIGDFQLKRLIVPLLQVIMLGMGTTMSIKDFEGVARQPRAVFIGVSCHFLIMPLLGYTLANSFHFPPEIAAGVVLIGCSPSGLASNVMCFIAKANVPLSITITTLATLLAPLLMPALMKLLAGQFIEISYWKMTVEITQIVILPVVVGLILNRIFRKSAVIINRVMPLISMAGIVLIVAIITAAGRDSLLTVGWTLALCVLIHNLSGFTLGYWSARLFGLDEQSCRTVAIEVGLQNGGLASGIAVQMGKVATVGLAPALFGPIMNTTGSLLATFWSQRPPKEVVDVPVAMAARD; this comes from the coding sequence ATGAAAGCCGAAACCAATGCCAGTTCTCCGTACCGGAACCTGATCTATACTGCTCTGATTATCGCATCGGTAGCGGTCGCGTTAACGTTCCCCGGTCTATTCACGAGTATCGGCGATTTTCAGCTAAAGCGATTAATCGTACCACTCCTGCAGGTTATCATGCTAGGTATGGGCACCACCATGTCTATTAAAGATTTTGAGGGCGTTGCCCGCCAGCCCCGGGCCGTCTTCATTGGTGTTTCCTGCCACTTTTTAATCATGCCTCTGCTGGGCTATACACTCGCCAACAGCTTTCATTTTCCGCCCGAGATTGCAGCTGGTGTAGTGCTGATCGGATGTTCGCCGAGTGGGCTGGCGTCGAATGTCATGTGCTTCATTGCCAAGGCCAACGTACCTCTTTCCATCACGATTACGACACTGGCAACGCTGCTGGCCCCCCTGCTGATGCCTGCCCTCATGAAACTGCTTGCCGGGCAGTTCATTGAGATATCCTACTGGAAAATGACCGTAGAGATTACGCAGATCGTTATTCTGCCCGTCGTGGTGGGCCTTATTCTGAACCGGATTTTTCGTAAATCGGCCGTTATCATTAACCGGGTGATGCCCCTGATATCCATGGCTGGCATCGTTTTGATCGTAGCCATCATTACGGCCGCCGGGCGCGACAGTTTACTCACCGTTGGCTGGACGCTGGCCCTATGCGTACTTATCCATAACCTCAGCGGTTTCACCCTTGGCTACTGGAGCGCCCGGCTGTTTGGGCTGGACGAGCAAAGTTGCCGGACCGTGGCTATTGAAGTGGGGCTGCAAAACGGCGGACTGGCATCGGGCATTGCCGTTCAGATGGGTAAAGTAGCTACGGTTGGCCTGGCCCCTGCCCTCTTTGGTCCTATCATGAATACTACGGGCTCGCTGCTGGCTACGTTCTGGAGCCAGCGCCCCCCCAAAGAAGTTGTGGATGTTCCTGTAGCCATGGCTGCCCGCGACTGA